A section of the Corynebacterium tuberculostearicum genome encodes:
- a CDS encoding LysR family transcriptional regulator ArgP, with protein MNPVHLETLLAIVDEGSFDVAAAVLGISPSAVSQRIKALESSTGRVLLRRATPVTATEAGEILVQSARRMALVQAETDARLGHRLARVPLSVAVNSDSLATWFRRVLSDTARRGDVALRIRIEDEARTLAMLRRGDVLGAVTREATPVSGCESSFLGTMRYFPVAAPHIAESFHNGHLTWETMPLVGYGPNDQVLDDAMRERFIDSAVVRARVSQIPSSEGYLEAVRVGLGWGLLPQAQALPLLAAKELVLLDGSPLDIDLYWQRWRLESEVLSELTRSVIEAASDLVAA; from the coding sequence ATGAACCCGGTGCACCTAGAAACATTGCTCGCCATCGTGGACGAAGGCAGCTTCGATGTCGCCGCTGCCGTGCTCGGCATATCGCCGTCTGCGGTAAGCCAGCGAATTAAGGCCCTAGAATCGAGCACCGGTCGAGTGCTCCTTCGCCGTGCTACCCCGGTAACCGCGACAGAAGCGGGGGAGATCCTGGTGCAATCCGCACGCCGCATGGCGTTGGTACAGGCCGAGACGGATGCCCGTCTGGGCCACCGCCTAGCCCGAGTCCCGCTCTCAGTTGCAGTGAACTCGGATTCCCTAGCGACATGGTTTCGCAGGGTCCTTAGTGATACCGCGCGGCGGGGTGATGTCGCCCTGCGCATCCGGATTGAGGATGAGGCGCGCACCTTAGCCATGCTGCGGCGGGGCGATGTGCTTGGCGCAGTAACGAGGGAAGCCACACCGGTCTCTGGCTGCGAGTCGAGCTTTTTGGGCACGATGCGCTACTTCCCGGTGGCGGCACCACATATTGCAGAAAGCTTCCATAATGGCCACCTGACCTGGGAAACTATGCCCCTTGTTGGCTATGGTCCCAACGATCAGGTGCTGGATGATGCGATGCGGGAGCGCTTCATTGATTCGGCCGTGGTGCGTGCCCGGGTATCGCAGATTCCCTCTTCCGAGGGCTACCTCGAGGCCGTTCGTGTTGGCCTGGGGTGGGGATTGCTGCCCCAAGCCCAAGCGCTGCCCCTATTGGCGGCAAAAGAGCTGGTGCTTCTCGACGGCTCCCCGCTCGATATCGACCTCTACTGGCAGCGTTGGCGCTTGGAATCGGAGGTTTTGAGCGAACTAACGCGTTCGGTCATCGAAGCTGCGAGCGACTTGGTGGCCGCATAG
- a CDS encoding DoxX family protein codes for MSDKQQPDKATPFDEDMDVPTYNAKPASKDSVSGQGKSKPGLFERAGRAEPQEIKPSQAQQDHPETEVLSYSSANEAARQDSGAGEETEAFAQPESTTPASAEQETALATADAPVESTLSTETAEDREARLQAEQEEKEGYQRYGRRGTIDFGLFFIRLALSAYLIVAGAKTFFTLGDSEGLSGLEGDFANYAWDTALSIAVPTMQLIAGVFLLLGLITPLAAMIGLVVTGFTAVHELAQTNAGLDVFSWPESVWLSLVLFVIAVGLQFTGPGFISLDFKRSWARRPLGTSWAFVLIGIAILAALWFFGAGVNPLN; via the coding sequence ATGAGCGATAAGCAGCAACCGGATAAAGCCACCCCGTTTGATGAGGATATGGACGTGCCAACCTACAACGCGAAGCCCGCTAGCAAGGATTCTGTCTCCGGCCAGGGAAAGTCGAAGCCGGGCCTTTTCGAGCGTGCCGGCCGCGCCGAGCCGCAGGAGATCAAGCCTTCCCAGGCGCAGCAGGACCATCCTGAAACCGAGGTACTGTCCTATTCCAGTGCAAATGAAGCCGCACGTCAGGACAGTGGTGCCGGCGAGGAGACCGAAGCCTTCGCGCAGCCGGAGTCCACCACGCCGGCTAGCGCAGAGCAAGAAACGGCACTTGCTACTGCCGACGCCCCCGTAGAGAGCACCCTCAGCACCGAAACCGCGGAGGATCGCGAGGCACGCCTGCAGGCAGAGCAGGAGGAAAAGGAAGGCTACCAACGCTATGGTCGCCGCGGCACCATCGACTTCGGCCTGTTTTTCATCCGCTTGGCGCTGAGCGCTTACCTTATCGTCGCGGGAGCAAAGACCTTCTTCACGCTTGGCGATAGCGAGGGCTTGTCCGGCCTGGAAGGCGATTTTGCCAACTATGCCTGGGATACCGCACTGTCTATCGCGGTGCCGACCATGCAGCTTATCGCTGGTGTGTTCTTGCTGCTCGGTCTCATTACGCCGCTGGCGGCCATGATTGGCCTGGTAGTGACCGGCTTTACCGCCGTCCACGAGCTAGCGCAGACCAATGCCGGCCTGGATGTCTTTAGCTGGCCGGAATCCGTATGGCTTTCCTTGGTCCTCTTTGTCATCGCAGTAGGCCTGCAGTTTACCGGCCCAGGCTTTATCTCCCTAGACTTCAAGCGTTCTTGGGCACGCCGCCCGCTGGGTACTTCCTGGGCCTTTGTTCTCATCGGCATCGCCATCCTCGCCGCACTCTGGTTCTTCGGTGCAGGGGTTAATCCGTTGAACTAA
- a CDS encoding transcriptional regulator, whose amino-acid sequence MSELDPILHPLNRFKICAVLNAAGAVEGAINKEMRFAAIRDKVNQSDATLSKQLSALEKEGYISRFREYGSSRGKDTVWVMLTAKGKAAFDSHLAALKTLAGQE is encoded by the coding sequence ATGAGTGAACTTGATCCAATACTTCACCCGCTCAACCGGTTTAAGATTTGTGCGGTACTCAATGCTGCTGGGGCGGTGGAAGGCGCCATCAACAAAGAGATGCGCTTTGCCGCGATTCGGGACAAAGTGAATCAATCCGATGCCACGCTGTCTAAGCAGCTAAGCGCACTGGAAAAAGAGGGGTATATCAGCCGCTTTCGCGAGTACGGGTCCTCGCGTGGCAAGGACACGGTATGGGTGATGCTCACGGCTAAGGGTAAGGCCGCATTCGATTCGCACCTTGCAGCGCTTAAGACGCTAGCGGGGCAGGAGTAG
- a CDS encoding glycosyltransferase family 87 protein: MKLARTPIIRYALTLLGLILGARKIVQDTRITDFPIDMVVYREGVKAFLEHRSVYSEPMLAGDIELPFIYPPFGALVMVPITAFDGIDHDMAGDIMVVLSDLLLLVCLYFVFKAVLKKPEFLLPITAITWAIALRFEPVDLNNGFAQINIVVMALVILDLVPRKRFLPQGILIGLAAAIKITPLAMLLYFLVRKEWKQIATAFLSAVAATLLAAAFRWDAFVEFFSSKLLDMGSGGDFGVGTDYQSNSSIKGAIQRMYSSSEAMDANGLAINIAWIAASLLVIAFAAWLIKRLCEEHLLVDAQMVTALTLLLISPVSWSHHWVWLTLIIPVFVYRAWTWLPSGWAAGSLLTVLIAWAAMLLTVPPKWWWGDQVDVHAMERYQKFWVDDFVWLTILAVALFAAAFYASQRITQNSSTATPAPLAS, from the coding sequence ATGAAACTCGCGCGCACCCCGATAATCCGCTATGCCCTGACCTTACTGGGACTCATTCTTGGCGCTAGGAAGATCGTTCAAGACACCCGCATCACGGACTTTCCCATTGACATGGTGGTCTACCGCGAGGGCGTCAAGGCCTTCCTTGAGCATCGCTCCGTCTATAGCGAGCCCATGCTGGCCGGCGATATCGAACTTCCATTTATTTATCCGCCCTTTGGCGCGCTCGTCATGGTTCCGATCACGGCCTTTGACGGCATTGACCACGATATGGCGGGCGACATTATGGTCGTCCTGTCCGATCTACTCCTGCTCGTCTGCCTCTACTTTGTCTTCAAGGCGGTGCTAAAGAAGCCGGAGTTTCTCTTGCCAATTACCGCCATTACGTGGGCCATTGCCTTGCGCTTCGAACCGGTTGACCTCAACAATGGTTTTGCGCAGATCAATATCGTGGTGATGGCGCTGGTTATCCTCGACCTCGTTCCGCGCAAGCGCTTCTTGCCCCAAGGTATCTTGATTGGCTTGGCCGCCGCTATCAAAATTACCCCACTGGCGATGCTGCTCTACTTCCTCGTGCGCAAGGAATGGAAGCAGATTGCCACGGCTTTCCTTTCCGCAGTCGCTGCCACTCTCCTCGCCGCAGCCTTCCGCTGGGACGCATTCGTAGAGTTCTTCAGCTCTAAATTGCTCGATATGGGTTCTGGCGGCGACTTCGGCGTGGGCACTGATTACCAGTCCAATAGCTCTATCAAGGGTGCCATTCAGCGCATGTATTCTTCTTCCGAGGCCATGGACGCCAATGGGCTGGCCATCAATATAGCGTGGATCGCCGCCTCCCTCCTGGTTATTGCATTCGCGGCGTGGCTTATCAAGCGACTGTGCGAGGAGCACTTGCTTGTCGACGCCCAAATGGTCACCGCCCTCACCCTCCTCCTCATCTCCCCTGTTTCCTGGTCGCACCACTGGGTCTGGCTCACGCTCATCATCCCGGTCTTTGTCTACCGCGCCTGGACCTGGCTGCCGTCAGGTTGGGCTGCGGGCAGCCTCCTGACCGTCCTTATTGCTTGGGCAGCCATGCTGCTGACCGTCCCTCCTAAATGGTGGTGGGGCGATCAAGTCGATGTCCACGCCATGGAGCGCTACCAGAAGTTCTGGGTGGATGACTTCGTATGGCTAACCATACTGGCCGTCGCACTTTTCGCAGCCGCTTTCTATGCCTCCCAGCGCATTACCCAGAACTCGAGTACCGCTACTCCTGCCCCGCTAGCGTCTTAA
- the ilvD gene encoding dihydroxy-acid dehydratase, whose amino-acid sequence MFPLRSKVTTVGRQASGARALWRATGTKENDFGKPIVAIANSYTQFVPGHVHLKNVGDIVADAVREAGGVPKEFNTIAVDDGIAMGHSGMLYSLPSREIISDSIEYMANAHTADALVCISNCDKITPGMLNAALRLNIPTIFVSGGPMEAGKAVVVDGVAHAPTDLITAITASANDAVSDEGLSQVEESACPTCGSCSGMFTANSMNCLTEALGLALPGNGTTLATHTARRSLFEKAGSTIVDMCRRYYGEEDKSVLPRNIATKEAFTNAMALDMAMGGSTNTILHTLAAAQEGEVDFTLDDINDISYRVPCLSKVAPNGTYHIEDVHRAGGIPAILGELRRAGHLNLKVHTALYDNAEQWLDDWDIRNPHATEEARELYLAAPGGVRTTEPFSQSNRWDELDTDAANGCIHDADHAFSSDGGLVVLRGNLAPAGAIVKAAGVEEELWTFSGPARVVESQEEAVSIILNKEVQPGDVVVIRYEGPSGGPGMQEMLHPTSFLKGAGLGKACALITDGRFSGGTSGLSIGHISPEAAHQGLIGLIENGDTITIDIHERQLTLDVDEDVLERRRAAQEQRERPWTPVSRNRPITKALRAYAAMATSADRGAVRMVDGHVN is encoded by the coding sequence ATGTTCCCGCTGCGCTCAAAAGTAACTACCGTCGGCCGCCAAGCCTCTGGCGCCCGTGCCCTCTGGCGGGCCACCGGCACCAAGGAAAATGACTTTGGCAAACCGATTGTCGCCATCGCCAACTCCTACACCCAATTCGTCCCCGGCCACGTACATCTCAAAAACGTTGGCGATATCGTCGCCGACGCCGTGCGCGAGGCTGGCGGCGTGCCCAAGGAATTCAATACCATCGCCGTCGATGATGGCATCGCCATGGGACACAGCGGCATGCTCTACTCGCTGCCTTCGCGCGAAATCATCTCCGATTCCATCGAGTACATGGCCAATGCCCACACTGCCGACGCCCTGGTATGCATCTCCAATTGCGATAAGATCACCCCGGGCATGCTCAATGCGGCACTGCGCCTGAACATTCCCACCATTTTCGTCTCGGGTGGACCGATGGAGGCCGGCAAAGCCGTCGTGGTTGATGGCGTAGCCCACGCCCCCACTGACCTCATCACCGCCATTACCGCCTCTGCAAACGACGCGGTATCTGATGAAGGCTTGTCCCAGGTAGAGGAATCTGCCTGCCCCACCTGCGGCTCCTGTTCGGGCATGTTTACCGCCAATTCCATGAACTGCCTGACCGAGGCACTCGGCCTGGCGCTGCCTGGCAACGGCACCACCCTGGCCACCCACACGGCTCGCCGTAGCCTATTTGAAAAGGCCGGCTCCACCATCGTTGATATGTGCCGCCGCTATTACGGCGAGGAGGACAAATCCGTTCTCCCCCGCAATATCGCCACCAAGGAAGCCTTCACCAACGCCATGGCGCTAGACATGGCCATGGGCGGATCCACCAACACCATCCTGCACACGCTTGCAGCCGCACAGGAAGGCGAAGTGGACTTCACTCTGGACGACATCAACGACATCTCCTACCGCGTGCCCTGCCTGTCCAAGGTCGCGCCCAATGGCACCTACCACATTGAGGATGTCCACCGCGCCGGCGGCATCCCCGCCATCTTGGGAGAACTTCGCCGCGCCGGGCACCTGAACTTGAAAGTGCATACGGCGCTGTACGATAACGCCGAGCAGTGGCTCGATGACTGGGATATCCGCAACCCCCACGCCACCGAGGAGGCCCGTGAGCTTTACCTCGCCGCCCCCGGCGGCGTGCGCACCACCGAACCATTTTCCCAATCCAACCGCTGGGACGAGCTCGATACTGACGCCGCTAATGGCTGCATTCACGACGCCGATCATGCCTTTTCTTCCGACGGGGGCCTGGTTGTCCTGCGCGGCAACCTGGCTCCAGCCGGTGCCATCGTGAAGGCCGCGGGCGTCGAAGAGGAGCTGTGGACCTTCTCTGGACCTGCTCGTGTGGTCGAATCCCAGGAAGAGGCCGTGTCGATAATCCTGAACAAGGAAGTTCAGCCGGGCGACGTGGTGGTCATTCGCTATGAAGGCCCGTCCGGCGGCCCTGGCATGCAGGAGATGCTCCACCCAACCTCTTTCCTCAAGGGCGCCGGGCTGGGCAAGGCATGCGCCTTGATTACCGACGGCCGCTTTTCCGGCGGCACCTCCGGCCTGTCCATCGGCCACATCTCCCCCGAGGCGGCCCACCAGGGCCTTATCGGGCTCATCGAAAATGGCGACACCATCACCATCGACATCCACGAGCGCCAACTCACCCTGGATGTGGACGAGGACGTGCTGGAGCGCCGCCGCGCTGCCCAAGAACAGCGCGAGCGCCCCTGGACCCCAGTGAGCCGCAACCGACCGATCACCAAGGCGCTGCGTGCGTATGCAGCCATGGCCACCTCGGCCGATCGCGGCGCGGTGCGCATGGTCGATGGCCATGTGAATTAG
- a CDS encoding PH domain-containing protein produces MTPPPKDNKPRQSTTQAEVFKPSRDHILGILILSAIALLSIGWAPKYLAWLFIIPILGLWWVIKSHTRVSESGIAISYAFRKNIQIAWDDFAGIGFQRARAFARTKAGAEHSLPGVTFNSLPRLSEASRGRIPDALTQGREAADDKVVIVHRDGQQVLLSKEEYEDYLERHPELKPSAEN; encoded by the coding sequence ATGACTCCACCACCTAAGGACAACAAACCTCGTCAGTCCACCACCCAGGCAGAGGTTTTCAAGCCATCCCGCGACCACATCTTGGGCATCCTCATCCTGTCCGCCATTGCTCTGCTAAGCATCGGATGGGCCCCCAAATACCTCGCCTGGCTGTTCATAATCCCCATCCTCGGATTGTGGTGGGTCATAAAATCCCACACCAGAGTCTCCGAATCCGGAATAGCTATCTCTTACGCATTCCGGAAGAATATCCAGATTGCATGGGACGATTTTGCCGGAATCGGCTTCCAACGCGCCCGCGCCTTCGCCCGCACCAAGGCCGGCGCGGAGCACAGCTTGCCCGGCGTGACCTTTAACTCGCTCCCGCGACTTTCGGAGGCCTCCCGCGGCCGCATCCCTGACGCCCTTACCCAGGGCCGTGAAGCGGCAGATGACAAGGTGGTCATTGTCCACCGTGACGGCCAACAAGTCCTCCTCAGCAAAGAAGAGTATGAGGACTACCTCGAGCGCCACCCCGAGCTCAAGCCTTCGGCCGAAAACTAA
- a CDS encoding acetolactate synthase large subunit, whose amino-acid sequence MVTTTSPTPASVAAASRAHAPERMSGAHAIVRTLEDLGTDLVFGIPGGAVLPLYDALHTSTKLRHVLTRHEQGAGHAAEGYAQASGKVGVCIATSGPGATNLVTALADANLDSVPIVAITGQVGSNLLGTDAFQEADIRGVTMPITKHNYIVTEPSQIPAAIAAAFHLASTGRPGPVLVDIPKDVQNGELEYSFPATFDLPGYKPTTKPHHRQIVQAVELIAQAEKPVIYAGGGVIKAEAAKELREFAEFSGIPVVTTLMALGAFPESHPLHMGMPGMHGTVPAVAAMQRADLLITIGARFDDRVTGDTSTFAPEAEVIHADIDPAEIGKIRDVAVPIVGDARNVLAGLLKEYRKNSAVSFPQVGPWRDYLDGLKERFPRGYDPTPDGQLNPQFVLEKLSETVGPEAIYCAGVGQHQMWSAQFIDFEHPRSWINSGGAGTMGYAVPAALGAKAACPDKEVWAIDGDGCFQMTNQELTTAALEGFPFKVAVINNGNLGMVRQWQTLFFNENYSNTKLRERDVYTPDFVRLAEALGCEAIRVTCEEEVVPAIERARAINDRPVVIDFIVGEDAQVWPMIGGGASNEEIQYARGLRPLFDENESAAEAPADIDETIQEG is encoded by the coding sequence GTGGTTACGACAACTTCGCCCACGCCCGCTTCGGTGGCTGCGGCCTCACGCGCCCACGCTCCGGAGCGGATGAGTGGTGCCCACGCCATTGTCCGCACTCTCGAAGACTTGGGAACCGATCTCGTCTTCGGCATTCCAGGCGGTGCCGTGCTTCCTCTATACGATGCCTTGCACACCTCGACCAAGCTGCGCCATGTGCTCACCCGCCATGAACAGGGGGCCGGCCACGCCGCCGAAGGCTACGCCCAAGCTTCCGGCAAGGTAGGCGTATGCATTGCCACCTCCGGGCCGGGTGCGACCAACTTGGTGACAGCGCTTGCCGACGCCAACCTGGACTCCGTTCCCATCGTTGCCATCACCGGCCAGGTGGGCAGCAACCTCTTGGGAACCGATGCCTTCCAAGAGGCCGATATTCGCGGCGTGACGATGCCGATTACCAAGCACAACTACATCGTGACGGAACCGAGCCAGATTCCAGCTGCCATTGCAGCCGCATTCCACCTGGCTTCTACGGGCCGTCCGGGGCCGGTCTTGGTGGATATTCCGAAGGATGTGCAAAACGGTGAATTGGAATATTCCTTCCCGGCTACGTTTGATCTGCCTGGATATAAACCGACGACCAAGCCGCACCATCGCCAGATCGTGCAAGCGGTTGAGCTCATTGCGCAGGCAGAAAAGCCGGTTATCTATGCCGGCGGCGGTGTTATCAAGGCCGAGGCGGCCAAGGAGCTGCGCGAGTTTGCGGAATTTTCCGGAATCCCTGTCGTGACTACGCTCATGGCTTTAGGCGCCTTTCCGGAATCTCATCCGCTGCACATGGGCATGCCGGGCATGCATGGCACCGTCCCTGCAGTTGCGGCCATGCAGCGAGCTGACCTGTTGATTACTATCGGCGCGCGATTCGATGATCGAGTAACCGGCGATACCTCTACTTTTGCCCCTGAGGCCGAGGTAATTCATGCTGATATTGACCCGGCTGAAATTGGGAAAATCCGCGACGTTGCCGTGCCAATCGTGGGTGATGCGCGCAACGTGTTGGCAGGTCTCTTAAAGGAGTACCGCAAGAACTCCGCGGTGAGTTTTCCGCAGGTAGGACCATGGCGGGATTACCTCGATGGACTTAAGGAGCGGTTCCCGCGTGGCTATGATCCCACTCCGGATGGGCAGCTCAATCCCCAATTTGTGCTGGAAAAGCTGAGTGAAACCGTAGGCCCTGAGGCTATTTACTGTGCCGGTGTGGGTCAGCACCAGATGTGGTCGGCACAGTTCATTGACTTTGAACACCCACGCTCCTGGATCAACTCCGGTGGTGCCGGAACTATGGGCTATGCCGTGCCGGCGGCCCTCGGCGCCAAAGCAGCATGCCCGGATAAGGAAGTGTGGGCGATTGACGGTGACGGTTGTTTTCAGATGACCAACCAGGAGCTCACCACCGCGGCTTTGGAAGGCTTTCCGTTTAAGGTTGCCGTCATCAATAACGGCAACCTCGGCATGGTCCGTCAGTGGCAGACACTGTTCTTCAATGAGAACTACTCCAATACCAAGCTGCGAGAACGAGATGTCTATACCCCGGACTTTGTCCGCTTGGCAGAGGCGCTGGGGTGCGAGGCTATCCGCGTCACCTGTGAGGAAGAAGTGGTGCCGGCCATTGAACGGGCCCGCGCAATCAATGACCGCCCCGTGGTCATTGACTTCATCGTTGGTGAGGACGCTCAAGTCTGGCCAATGATTGGCGGTGGGGCTTCTAACGAAGAAATTCAATATGCCCGCGGCTTACGCCCGCTGTTTGATGAAAATGAATCGGCGGCAGAAGCTCCTGCCGATATCGACGAGACTATCCAGGAGGGATAG
- the ilvN gene encoding acetolactate synthase small subunit, which translates to MAPSDVSRHTLSVLVEDVEGILSRVTGMFSRRGYSIISLVSAQTENPGINRLTIVVDASERIMEQVTKQLNKIVPAIKVVELEADSTVARALMLVKVAANNANRPQVVDAVNIFRARVVDVAQESVVVEATGTPGKLAALLDVLEPFGVLELVQSGDVALGRGPKAMAPPRN; encoded by the coding sequence ATGGCACCCAGTGACGTTTCCCGGCATACCTTGTCGGTCTTGGTAGAAGACGTAGAGGGAATTTTGTCGCGCGTGACCGGCATGTTTTCCCGGCGTGGATACAGCATCATTTCGCTGGTTTCGGCCCAAACGGAAAATCCAGGAATTAACCGGCTGACCATCGTGGTCGATGCTTCCGAAAGGATTATGGAACAGGTGACGAAGCAGCTCAACAAGATTGTGCCGGCCATCAAGGTGGTGGAGCTCGAAGCGGACTCGACCGTGGCGCGAGCCCTGATGCTGGTCAAGGTGGCTGCGAATAATGCCAACCGGCCGCAGGTGGTCGATGCCGTTAATATCTTCCGTGCCCGCGTGGTAGACGTGGCACAAGAATCAGTGGTGGTGGAGGCTACCGGTACCCCAGGAAAGCTGGCGGCGCTTCTCGATGTCCTGGAGCCATTCGGTGTGCTCGAGCTGGTGCAGTCTGGTGACGTGGCCTTGGGGCGTGGACCCAAGGCGATGGCGCCCCCGCGAAATTAA
- the ilvC gene encoding ketol-acid reductoisomerase: protein MAIETFYDDDADLSIIQGRKVAVIGYGSQGHAHSQNLRDSGVEVVIGLREGSKSAAKAEEAGFEVKTVAEAAKWADVIMLLAPDTSQKQIFEDEIAPNLEDGNALLFGHGLNIHFKLIEPQANVTVGMVAPKGPGHLVRRQFVDGKGVPCLIATEQDPKGEGHDLTLSYAAAIGGARAGVIPTTFEAETVTDLFGEQAVLCGGVEFLIRTGFEVLTEAGYEPEMAYFEVLHEMKLIVDLMFEGGIANMNYSVSDTAEFGGYISGPRVIDADAKQRMKDILSDIQDGTFTKRLLANIEGGNKELESLREEFAQHEIEKTGIKLRDLMSWVKNPLDATA from the coding sequence ATGGCTATTGAAACCTTCTACGACGATGATGCGGACCTGTCTATCATTCAAGGCCGCAAGGTAGCCGTTATTGGCTACGGCTCCCAGGGGCACGCGCACTCGCAGAACCTGCGCGATTCCGGCGTTGAGGTTGTTATTGGTCTGCGTGAAGGATCCAAGTCGGCGGCAAAGGCCGAGGAAGCGGGCTTTGAAGTCAAGACCGTAGCAGAGGCTGCCAAGTGGGCAGACGTAATTATGCTGCTGGCACCAGATACCTCTCAGAAGCAGATCTTTGAAGATGAAATTGCCCCCAACTTGGAGGATGGCAATGCGCTGCTGTTTGGGCACGGCTTGAACATTCACTTCAAGCTGATTGAACCGCAGGCCAATGTCACCGTCGGCATGGTTGCCCCTAAGGGTCCTGGCCATCTGGTTCGCCGCCAGTTCGTCGACGGCAAGGGCGTTCCGTGCCTCATCGCTACCGAACAGGATCCTAAGGGCGAAGGCCACGATCTGACCCTGTCTTATGCAGCAGCCATCGGCGGCGCGCGTGCCGGCGTTATCCCGACGACTTTTGAGGCAGAGACGGTTACTGACCTCTTTGGCGAGCAGGCCGTCCTGTGCGGTGGCGTAGAGTTTCTGATTCGCACCGGCTTCGAGGTTCTGACTGAGGCTGGCTACGAGCCAGAAATGGCCTACTTTGAGGTGCTGCACGAGATGAAGCTCATCGTGGACCTGATGTTTGAGGGCGGCATCGCCAACATGAACTACTCGGTATCTGATACCGCCGAGTTTGGCGGCTACATTTCTGGCCCTCGCGTTATTGATGCCGATGCCAAGCAGCGCATGAAGGATATCTTGTCCGATATCCAGGATGGCACCTTCACTAAGCGCCTGCTGGCCAATATTGAGGGCGGCAACAAGGAGCTGGAGAGTCTGCGTGAGGAATTTGCGCAGCACGAGATTGAAAAGACCGGCATCAAGCTGCGCGATTTGATGAGCTGGGTCAAGAACCCGCTGGATGCTACGGCCTAG